Proteins encoded in a region of the Paucibacter sediminis genome:
- a CDS encoding PLP-dependent transferase: protein MTPQHPHDPVAATLTADAPNPWGAVVPPIAQTSLFTFASYEAMAARFAGETSGPIYSRGDNPTVMEFEAKLAALESAEAARGFASGMAAISAAILSVVKAGDRMLCVRHVYPDAYRFMEKLLPRLGVRVEYVDGSDPAAVAAALPGAALLYLESPTSWVMQTQPLRELCALARQHGVVTICDNSWATPVFQRPLDCGVDLVVHSASKYLSGHSDTVAGVVAGSSARIAALNDLVYPYLGAKLAPMEAWLLVRGMRTLQLRMQHHAAAAAVLIERLRAHPGVTAVLHPSQAPAAAGNASLRGFSSLFSLELAPHLDVPAFCNALKLFRIGVSWGGHESLVFPSAIGRAQNAGPNPLLAFDVSGRLVRLYIGLEGVDDLWDDLQQALASARRP from the coding sequence ATGACGCCACAACACCCCCACGATCCGGTCGCCGCCACGCTCACCGCCGATGCCCCCAACCCCTGGGGCGCGGTGGTGCCGCCGATCGCGCAGACCTCGCTCTTCACCTTCGCCAGCTACGAGGCCATGGCGGCGCGCTTCGCGGGCGAAACCAGCGGCCCCATCTACAGTCGCGGCGACAACCCGACGGTGATGGAGTTCGAGGCCAAGCTGGCGGCACTGGAGAGCGCCGAGGCGGCGCGCGGCTTTGCCAGCGGCATGGCGGCGATCTCGGCCGCCATCCTCTCGGTCGTGAAGGCGGGCGACCGCATGCTCTGCGTGCGCCATGTCTACCCCGACGCCTATCGCTTCATGGAAAAGTTGTTGCCGCGCCTGGGCGTGCGCGTCGAGTATGTGGACGGCAGCGACCCGGCCGCGGTGGCCGCCGCCCTGCCCGGCGCCGCCCTGCTCTACCTGGAAAGCCCGACCTCCTGGGTAATGCAGACCCAGCCGCTGCGCGAGCTCTGCGCGCTGGCGCGCCAGCATGGCGTGGTGACCATTTGCGACAACAGCTGGGCCACGCCGGTGTTCCAGCGCCCGCTGGATTGCGGCGTCGACCTGGTCGTGCACTCGGCCTCCAAATACCTCAGCGGCCACAGCGACACCGTGGCCGGCGTGGTGGCCGGCAGCAGTGCGCGCATCGCCGCGCTGAACGATCTGGTCTACCCCTATCTGGGCGCCAAGCTCGCACCGATGGAGGCTTGGCTGCTGGTGCGCGGCATGCGCACCCTGCAGCTGCGTATGCAGCACCACGCGGCCGCGGCCGCGGTGCTGATCGAGCGGCTGCGAGCCCATCCGGGCGTGACCGCGGTGCTGCATCCCAGCCAGGCGCCCGCGGCCGCGGGCAATGCCAGCCTGCGCGGCTTCAGCAGCCTGTTCAGCCTGGAACTGGCGCCGCACCTCGACGTGCCGGCCTTCTGCAATGCGCTCAAGCTGTTCCGCATCGGCGTCAGCTGGGGCGGGCATGAGAGCCTCGTCTTCCCCTCGGCCATCGGCCGGGCGCAGAACGCCGGACCGAACCCGCTGCTGGCCTTTGATGTCAGCGGCCGCCTGGTGCGGCTCTACATCGGGCTGGAGGGCGTGGACGACCTCTGGGACGATCTGCAGCAGGCGCTTGCCAGCGCCCGCCGCCCCTGA
- a CDS encoding TonB-dependent receptor domain-containing protein, which translates to MKSKTLHPLVGALMLAGLAHNPASAQTAPAPDKLTRVEVIGSHVKRLNIADEGPAAVQIISREEIASSGMATVRELLELSAAVTGELSDIGGGGSFANGATGASLHNLGKQSTLVLLNSRRLSIYPLADYNQTFANIDALPLEAVERVEILKSGGSSLYGSDAVAGVINIVTRNNYQGLSAKLTHESSLLSQRFGNRAGSIAGGIGDYAKDGFNVLANIDVYHRDGNFSWRDVLDDANPAMKAYSGSFGSLSSYSYPGNVIGAGPIAGCNTFNASKSLCMYDRYERFAVQPSADRISALVSGKLNISEHLQGFAEGIYSNTKTAYWGPHGAYGWALGASVWADPSTKQVRTFYPRGLPAEHPLNPLGEEAELRYRFVDDGNGNHLSTDQYRVLAGLKGDWQGWDWEAAAGVMGGKTRQRTRGSFSDSGFKALIGDYNKDTLDADFFNKPGGYRIGQVNSEAVLARLFPEYGYHASTRQTFVDGKLSGELGRLPAGPIGVAAGFELRHESMAILPTENLAKGDIVGWGSVRTDAARSFGAVYTEANLPLAKSLELQAAGRVDKFHGFGAHFSPKLALRFQPMPELLLRASLENGFRAPNLAESSPSTKSVFANGLSDPKRCDAANRLTNDLRAQAAALPDSDPNKTLLQARADGIVGSECNFGAASLVQYNPNLKPETSRIITLGLVLQPIKQISTSVDYYKVERKNEIQTINAQDLLSAEAQQPAGTLVRAPDFSNDPTFINAAEVAKYQPGAPKVLYLNDHFRNLGKTRVSGIDWAIKSQFNTPLGAAGAELDSSYLIEYRSFSTAENRWGDNLAGRYGFPHWWARLSGHQQWGDWKHGLSMIWQQPTPLTGDYYDQSWNTQDCVDNKGLTAEQCRVASYIRWDYNLRFTPIKSLTLTANVRNLFNRRPPMDYRAFGQGGIIPANREDVMGRMLRISAEYKFF; encoded by the coding sequence ATGAAATCGAAGACCTTGCACCCGCTGGTCGGTGCCCTCATGCTCGCCGGCCTGGCCCACAACCCGGCCAGCGCCCAGACCGCGCCCGCCCCCGACAAGCTGACCCGCGTCGAGGTGATCGGCAGCCACGTCAAGCGCCTCAACATCGCCGATGAGGGCCCGGCCGCGGTGCAGATCATCTCGCGCGAGGAGATCGCGTCCAGCGGCATGGCCACGGTGCGCGAGCTGCTGGAGCTCTCGGCCGCGGTGACCGGCGAACTCTCGGACATCGGCGGCGGCGGCTCCTTTGCCAACGGCGCCACCGGGGCCTCGCTGCACAACCTGGGCAAGCAATCGACCCTGGTGCTGCTGAACTCGCGCCGCCTCTCGATCTATCCGCTGGCCGACTACAACCAGACCTTTGCCAATATCGACGCGCTGCCGCTGGAGGCGGTGGAGCGCGTCGAGATCCTGAAGAGCGGCGGCTCCTCGCTGTACGGCTCCGACGCGGTGGCCGGTGTGATCAACATCGTCACGCGCAACAACTACCAGGGCCTGAGCGCCAAGCTCACCCACGAAAGCTCGCTGCTGAGCCAGCGCTTCGGCAACCGCGCCGGCTCGATCGCGGGCGGCATCGGCGACTACGCCAAGGACGGCTTCAATGTGCTGGCCAATATCGACGTCTACCACCGCGACGGCAACTTCTCCTGGCGCGATGTGCTGGACGATGCCAACCCCGCGATGAAGGCCTACTCGGGCAGCTTCGGCAGCCTCTCCAGCTACAGCTATCCGGGCAATGTGATCGGCGCCGGCCCGATCGCCGGCTGCAACACCTTCAATGCCAGCAAGTCGCTGTGCATGTATGACCGCTACGAACGCTTCGCGGTGCAGCCCTCGGCCGATCGCATCAGCGCCCTGGTATCGGGCAAGCTCAACATCTCCGAGCATCTGCAGGGCTTTGCCGAGGGCATCTACTCCAATACCAAGACCGCCTACTGGGGCCCGCATGGCGCCTACGGCTGGGCACTCGGCGCCTCGGTGTGGGCCGACCCCTCGACCAAGCAGGTGCGCACCTTCTATCCGCGCGGCCTGCCCGCCGAACATCCGCTCAACCCGCTGGGCGAGGAGGCCGAGCTGCGCTACCGCTTCGTCGACGACGGCAATGGCAACCATCTCTCCACCGACCAGTACCGCGTGCTGGCCGGCCTGAAGGGCGACTGGCAGGGCTGGGACTGGGAGGCCGCCGCCGGCGTGATGGGCGGCAAGACGCGCCAGCGCACGCGCGGCTCCTTCAGCGACAGCGGCTTCAAGGCCCTGATCGGCGATTACAACAAGGACACCTTGGACGCCGACTTCTTCAACAAGCCGGGCGGCTACAGGATCGGCCAGGTCAACAGCGAGGCGGTGCTGGCCCGGCTGTTCCCCGAATACGGCTACCACGCCAGCACGCGCCAGACCTTTGTGGACGGCAAGCTCAGCGGCGAACTCGGCCGGCTGCCGGCCGGCCCCATCGGCGTGGCGGCGGGCTTCGAGCTGCGCCATGAGTCGATGGCCATCCTGCCCACCGAGAACCTCGCCAAGGGCGACATCGTCGGCTGGGGCAGCGTGCGCACCGATGCCGCGCGCAGCTTCGGTGCCGTCTACACCGAGGCCAATTTGCCCTTGGCCAAGAGCCTGGAGCTGCAGGCCGCAGGCCGGGTCGACAAGTTCCACGGCTTCGGCGCGCATTTCTCGCCCAAGCTGGCGCTGCGCTTCCAGCCCATGCCGGAACTGCTGCTGCGCGCCTCGCTGGAGAACGGTTTCCGCGCACCCAATCTCGCCGAGAGCTCTCCCTCCACCAAATCGGTGTTCGCCAACGGCCTCAGCGACCCCAAGCGCTGCGACGCCGCCAACCGCCTGACGAACGACCTGCGCGCCCAGGCCGCCGCCCTGCCCGATAGCGATCCCAACAAGACCCTGCTGCAGGCGCGCGCCGACGGCATCGTCGGCAGTGAGTGCAATTTCGGCGCCGCCAGCCTGGTGCAGTACAACCCCAACCTCAAGCCCGAGACCTCGCGCATCATCACGCTGGGCCTGGTGCTGCAGCCGATCAAGCAGATCAGCACCTCGGTGGACTACTACAAGGTGGAGCGCAAGAACGAGATCCAGACCATCAATGCGCAGGACCTGCTCAGCGCCGAGGCCCAGCAGCCCGCCGGCACGCTTGTGCGCGCGCCCGACTTCAGCAACGACCCCACCTTCATCAATGCCGCCGAGGTCGCCAAGTACCAGCCCGGCGCGCCCAAGGTGCTGTACCTGAACGACCATTTCCGCAACCTCGGCAAGACGCGCGTGAGCGGCATCGACTGGGCCATCAAGAGCCAGTTCAACACGCCCCTGGGTGCGGCCGGCGCCGAGCTGGACTCCAGCTACCTGATCGAGTACCGCAGCTTCAGCACTGCCGAGAATCGCTGGGGCGACAACCTCGCCGGCCGCTACGGCTTCCCGCACTGGTGGGCACGCCTGTCGGGCCACCAGCAATGGGGCGACTGGAAGCATGGCCTGAGCATGATCTGGCAGCAGCCGACCCCGCTCACGGGCGACTACTACGACCAGAGCTGGAACACCCAGGACTGCGTGGACAACAAGGGCCTGACGGCCGAGCAGTGCCGCGTCGCCAGCTACATCCGCTGGGACTACAACCTGCGGTTCACGCCGATCAAGTCGCTCACGCTGACCGCCAATGTGCGCAACCTCTTCAACCGCCGGCCGCCGATGGACTACCGCGCCTTCGGCCAGGGCGGCATCATCCCCGCCAACCGCGAGGACGTGATGGGTCGCATGTTGCGCATCAGCGCCGAGTACAAGTTCTTCTAA
- a CDS encoding ABC transporter substrate-binding protein — translation MQSSRPHALRRWTVQLCLLMLLPLSLQAAPPAAIKVLRLPLEQAETSFDPVRADDVYSLRVLSHVLEALYHYDYLARPAKLVPLTAAALPEVAEDYKCWTIRLRPGIFFADDPAFGGKPRELVAADYVYSFKRYADPALSSPRFAEWLEAGILGLQGLREEALRSGKPMDYGREIAGLRALDRYTLQIRLAEPRPRFAQWLAGNDKAGALAPEVVQAYGAQIGEHPVGTGPFRLAEWRRSSRLVLERNPGYRERYYDAEPAPGDAEGQALLARFKGRRLPMVDRVELSVIVQNQPRWLAFLNGELDLIEVPGDFIPKAVPLGRLAPHLRQRGIRLYRSQKADVTYMYFNMRSPALGGNAPDKVALRRAIGLGLDVAREIRLTRGGQAILAQSGVVPFTSGYDERFRSESGEHDPAKARALLDTYGYRDRDGDGWREQPDGSPLVLEIATQPDDFSRAQDELRKKDLDALGLRTRFVTAQWPEQLKAARAGRLMIWQLSETAVNPDGQDLGMRKLYGPEAGSTNLSYFRLPAFDALYERVTRLPDGPEREAALHEAKRLQVAYMPLKYMTHRIGNELTQPRLQGYRRGLFSQELWHYVDLAP, via the coding sequence ATGCAATCCAGCCGCCCCCACGCGTTGCGCCGGTGGACCGTCCAGCTCTGCCTGTTGATGCTGCTGCCGCTGTCGCTGCAGGCGGCGCCGCCCGCCGCGATCAAGGTCCTGCGCCTGCCGCTGGAGCAGGCCGAGACCAGCTTCGATCCGGTGCGCGCCGACGACGTCTACTCGCTGCGCGTGCTCAGCCATGTGCTGGAGGCGCTCTACCACTACGACTACTTGGCGCGCCCCGCCAAGCTGGTGCCGCTGACGGCCGCCGCCCTGCCCGAGGTGGCCGAGGACTACAAGTGCTGGACCATCCGCCTGCGGCCCGGCATCTTCTTCGCCGACGACCCGGCGTTCGGCGGCAAGCCGCGCGAGCTGGTGGCGGCCGACTATGTCTACAGCTTCAAGCGCTATGCCGACCCGGCGCTCAGCAGCCCGCGCTTTGCCGAATGGCTGGAGGCCGGCATCCTGGGGCTGCAGGGCTTGCGCGAAGAGGCGCTGCGCAGCGGCAAACCGATGGATTACGGGCGCGAGATCGCCGGCCTGCGCGCGCTGGACCGCTACACGCTGCAGATCCGCCTGGCCGAACCGCGCCCGCGCTTCGCCCAATGGCTGGCGGGCAATGACAAGGCCGGGGCACTGGCGCCCGAGGTGGTGCAAGCCTATGGCGCGCAGATCGGCGAGCATCCGGTCGGCACCGGCCCCTTCCGCCTGGCCGAGTGGCGGCGCAGCTCGCGCCTGGTGCTGGAGCGCAACCCCGGCTACCGCGAGCGCTATTACGACGCCGAGCCCGCCCCCGGCGATGCCGAGGGTCAGGCCTTGCTAGCCCGCTTCAAGGGCCGGCGCCTGCCCATGGTGGACCGCGTCGAGCTGTCGGTGATCGTGCAGAACCAGCCGCGCTGGCTGGCCTTTCTGAACGGCGAGCTGGACCTGATCGAGGTGCCGGGCGACTTCATACCCAAGGCGGTGCCCTTGGGCCGGCTGGCCCCGCACCTGCGCCAGCGCGGCATCCGGCTCTACCGCAGCCAGAAGGCCGACGTCACCTATATGTACTTCAATATGCGCAGCCCGGCGCTGGGCGGCAACGCACCCGACAAGGTGGCGCTGCGGCGCGCCATCGGCCTGGGGCTGGACGTGGCGCGCGAGATCCGGCTCACCCGCGGTGGCCAGGCCATCCTGGCGCAGTCGGGCGTGGTGCCCTTCACCAGCGGCTACGACGAGCGCTTCCGCTCCGAGAGCGGCGAGCATGACCCCGCCAAGGCGCGCGCCCTGCTCGACACCTATGGCTACCGCGATCGCGACGGCGACGGCTGGCGCGAGCAGCCCGATGGCAGCCCGCTGGTGCTGGAGATTGCCACCCAGCCCGACGACTTCTCGCGCGCCCAGGACGAGCTGCGCAAGAAGGACCTCGACGCGCTGGGCCTGCGCACCCGCTTTGTCACCGCGCAATGGCCCGAGCAGCTGAAGGCGGCACGCGCCGGGCGGCTGATGATCTGGCAGCTCAGCGAGACCGCCGTCAATCCCGACGGCCAGGACCTGGGCATGCGCAAGCTCTACGGCCCCGAGGCCGGCAGCACCAACCTGAGCTATTTCCGGCTGCCCGCCTTCGACGCCCTCTACGAGCGCGTCACGCGCTTGCCCGACGGCCCCGAGCGCGAGGCCGCCCTGCACGAGGCCAAGCGCCTGCAGGTGGCCTATATGCCGCTGAAGTACATGACGCACCGCATCGGCAACGAGCTGACCCAGCCGCGCCTGCAGGGCTACCGGCGCGGCCTGTTCTCGCAGGAGCTCTGGCACTACGTCGACCTCGCCCCCTGA
- the serS gene encoding serine--tRNA ligase, whose translation MLDISLLRKDLDAVIARLNTRKNPQPFLDVARFGALEAERKGAQTRTEELQARRNSLSKQIGMLKGKGEDTSAVMAEVGGIGEELKAGAERLDAIQQELNAMLMGVPNLPHESVPAGGDESANVEVRRWGSPRSFDFEVKDHVDLGAPLGLDFDTGARLSGSRFAFLRGPAAKLHRALAQFMLNTQTDEHGYTECYTPYIVNREVLEGTGQLPKFKEDMFWVLRGGDEEQAEQYLISTSEISLTNSVREQMLDATQLPIKLTAHSPCFRSEAGSAGRDTRGMIRQHQFDKVEMVQITHPEQSYAALEEMVGHAEAILQKLGLPYRVVSLCSGDMGFTAAKTYDLEVWLPAQNTYREISSCSNCEAFQSRRMLTRFKNAQGKNELVHTLNGSGLAVGRTLVAVLENYQNADGSITVPEVLRPYLGGREILRG comes from the coding sequence ATGCTAGACATCAGCCTGCTGCGCAAAGACCTGGATGCGGTCATCGCACGACTCAACACCCGCAAGAATCCCCAGCCCTTTCTCGACGTAGCGCGCTTCGGTGCCCTGGAAGCCGAACGCAAGGGCGCGCAGACCCGTACCGAAGAACTGCAGGCGCGCCGCAACAGCCTGTCCAAGCAGATCGGCATGCTCAAGGGCAAGGGCGAAGACACCAGCGCCGTGATGGCCGAGGTGGGCGGCATCGGCGAGGAGCTGAAGGCCGGCGCCGAGCGCCTGGACGCGATCCAGCAGGAGCTCAACGCCATGCTGATGGGCGTGCCCAATCTGCCGCATGAGTCGGTGCCGGCGGGTGGCGACGAAAGTGCCAATGTGGAGGTGCGCCGCTGGGGCAGCCCGCGCAGCTTCGACTTCGAGGTCAAGGACCATGTCGACCTGGGCGCGCCGCTGGGGCTGGACTTCGACACCGGCGCCCGCTTAAGCGGCTCGCGCTTCGCCTTCCTGCGCGGCCCGGCCGCCAAGCTGCACCGCGCGCTGGCGCAGTTCATGCTCAACACCCAGACCGATGAGCATGGCTACACCGAGTGCTACACGCCCTATATCGTGAACCGCGAGGTGCTCGAGGGCACCGGTCAACTGCCCAAGTTCAAGGAAGACATGTTCTGGGTGCTGCGCGGCGGCGATGAGGAACAGGCCGAGCAGTACCTGATCTCCACCTCGGAGATCTCGCTCACCAACAGCGTGCGCGAGCAGATGCTGGACGCCACCCAGCTGCCCATCAAGCTGACCGCCCACAGCCCCTGCTTCCGCTCGGAGGCGGGCAGCGCCGGCCGCGACACGCGCGGCATGATCCGCCAGCATCAGTTCGACAAGGTCGAGATGGTGCAGATCACCCACCCCGAGCAGAGCTATGCGGCGCTGGAGGAGATGGTGGGCCATGCCGAAGCCATCCTGCAGAAGCTGGGCCTGCCGTATCGCGTGGTGAGCCTGTGCAGCGGCGATATGGGCTTTACCGCCGCCAAGACCTATGACCTGGAGGTCTGGCTGCCGGCGCAGAACACCTACCGCGAGATCAGCTCCTGCTCGAACTGCGAGGCCTTCCAGTCGCGCCGCATGCTGACGCGCTTCAAGAATGCGCAGGGCAAGAACGAGCTGGTGCACACGCTGAACGGTTCCGGCCTGGCAGTGGGCCGCACCCTGGTGGCGGTGCTGGAGAACTACCAGAACGCCGACGGCAGCATCACGGTGCCCGAGGTACTGCGCCCCTATCTGGGCGGCCGAGAAATTTTGCGCGGCTGA
- a CDS encoding collagenase: MSSSSFRCRPFARALTTAGATLMLAACATPTLPSNAGPGVEQVLGRVHRCSASLSLRSQALDAQQEAAICRELAAIETRFHALFHTAGKPVPHDLNTSLRANIYRSGDDFVRYAGAHFNMPTNNGGMYLEGLPGQPGNHAEFVANQRADGTVRNLGHEYVHYLDGRYNLYGDFCANLHDSHAPPENCPRPAPLTPYLVWWTEGVAEYVARGNEHPKALQAAAAKSFALSQLFDTGYEANSGDARIYSWGYLAVRFMMERQRDKLEQMLAFTRIGDYPRYQALLRGWGSSLDGEFAAWLEGLAAP; the protein is encoded by the coding sequence ATGTCCTCTTCATCCTTCCGTTGCCGCCCGTTCGCGCGCGCCCTCACCACGGCCGGCGCGACGCTGATGCTGGCCGCCTGCGCCACGCCCACGCTGCCCTCCAATGCCGGCCCGGGCGTCGAGCAGGTGCTGGGCCGCGTCCACCGCTGCAGCGCCAGCCTGAGCCTGCGCTCGCAGGCGCTCGATGCCCAGCAGGAGGCGGCCATCTGCCGCGAGCTGGCCGCCATCGAGACGCGCTTTCATGCGCTCTTCCACACCGCCGGCAAGCCGGTGCCGCATGACCTGAACACCTCGCTGCGCGCCAATATCTACCGCTCGGGCGATGACTTCGTGCGTTATGCCGGTGCCCACTTCAACATGCCCACCAACAACGGTGGCATGTATCTGGAGGGCCTGCCCGGTCAGCCGGGCAATCATGCCGAGTTCGTCGCCAACCAGCGGGCCGATGGCACGGTGCGCAATCTCGGCCATGAATATGTGCACTACCTCGATGGGCGCTACAACCTCTACGGCGACTTCTGCGCGAATCTGCATGACTCGCATGCGCCACCCGAGAACTGCCCGCGGCCGGCGCCGCTGACGCCCTATCTGGTGTGGTGGACCGAGGGCGTGGCCGAGTACGTCGCGCGCGGCAACGAGCATCCCAAGGCGCTGCAGGCGGCGGCCGCCAAGAGCTTTGCGCTGAGCCAGTTGTTCGACACCGGCTACGAGGCCAACAGCGGCGATGCGCGCATCTACAGCTGGGGCTATCTGGCGGTGCGCTTCATGATGGAGCGCCAGCGCGACAAGCTCGAGCAGATGCTGGCCTTCACCCGCATCGGCGACTATCCGCGCTATCAGGCCCTGCTGCGCGGCTGGGGCAGCAGCCTGGACGGCGAATTTGCCGCCTGGCTGGAGGGCCTGGCGGCGCCTTGA